One Eublepharis macularius isolate TG4126 chromosome 6, MPM_Emac_v1.0, whole genome shotgun sequence DNA segment encodes these proteins:
- the TECTB gene encoding beta-tectorin, translating to MVMVAFLLWVILARGVAASCNPNKADAILVYCYPKTIITKIPECPYGWEVNQLALGGVCYNGVHDSGYYQFTIPDLSPKNKSYCGTQSDFKSSIYHFYNSITSNDSSVIVKSQPVNYSFTCTYHANYLVNHAAFDQRVATVHVKNGSSGSFESQLSLNFYTNAKFTTKKEAPFIVETADIGSDIFAGVEAKGLSARFKVVLTNCWATPSSEYFYQIQWPLITKGCATDSSIIVHENGKDSRATFQFNAFRFRNVPKLSKVWLHCETHVCDSEKFSCAVTCSKRRQRMEPTGGVLMAELTVNNRGLSSNYNLPAILCHLFIMLGVCAVLL from the exons atggtgaTGGTTGCTTTTCTACTATGGGTCATCTTGGCTCGAGGTGTTGCTGCTTCTTGCAATCCAAATAAAGCAG atGCCATTTTGGTGTATTGTTATCCTAAAACCATAATTACTAAAATCCCTGAATGTCCATATGGATGGGAAGTTAATCAGCTGGCTCTTGGTGGGGTTTGCTACAATGGGGTCCATGATTCAGGATATTACCAGTTTACAATTCCAGATTTGTCACCCAAAAATAAGTCGTACTGTGGAACCCAATCAGAT TTTAAAAGCTCCATCTATCATTTCTATAACTCCATCACCTCCAATGACAGCTCAGTGATTGTGAAGAGTCAGCCTGTGAACTATTCATTTACATGCACATATCATGCAAACTATTTGGTGAACCATGCTGCCTTTGACCAAAG AGTGGCAACAGTTCATGTGAAGAATGGCAGCTCCGGTTCATTTGAAAGCCAGTTGTCCCTCAACTTCTATACT AATGCCAAGTTTACAACCAAGAAGGAAGCCCCTTTTATAGTTGAGACTGCAGACATTGGTTCAGATATATTTGCTGGAGTAGAAGCAAAGGGCTTAAGTGCCAG GTTTAAAGTAGTCTTGACCAATTGTTGGGCAACCCCCTCATCAGAATATTTCTATCAAATCCAGTGGCCTTTGATAACTAAGGG GTGTGCAACGGATAGCTCCATTATAGTACATGAAAATGGGAAAGACAGCCGGGCTACCTTCCAGTTTAATGCATTCCGGTTTCGAAATGTTCCCAAGCTTTCCAAGGTGTGGCTGCATTGTGAGACACATGTGTGTGACAGTGAGAAGTTCTCCTGCGCTGTG ACATGTTCAAAACGAAGACAACGTATGGAGCCAACAGGAGGTGTTTTAATGGCTGAGCTCACTGTGAACA ATAGAGGTTTATCCAGCAATTACAATCTTCCAG CTATTCTTTGCCATTTATTCATCATGCTTGGTGTCTGTGCAGTTTTACTATAA